The Gopherus flavomarginatus isolate rGopFla2 chromosome 4, rGopFla2.mat.asm, whole genome shotgun sequence genomic interval AACATTCGGTTGCTGGGAGGAGGAACTCATGGGAAAATCCTTCTCCAGTGCAGGGCTGCTGGGTTAAGAATGCTCAATATTTTCTCCTAACCTTGTTGAGAACAGCTGAaacatttttgctgaaactttcaaaaaaaaaattttttttttcagcaggaGGCGGACACCCAGCACAGAAATTTCATCTGAAACAGATATATATTGCAGTGTTATAAGTAGCTAAAAAAGGGTTGCATCATTAATGGAAAGTCAGGCAACTTTAACTGTACATACTGTTACCTGTGCCCTCTCTCTAATACAAAGAAGGATTAAGCATAAATCCTGAATGAGTTTACCAAGATATCTGCTCCCTCAAAACCATATTCAGGCTACATCTAAATGAAGTAGGGGTGTGGTTTCCCTGCTCACTtacacatactcatgctagctctcattgtGCTAGCGCAAGTATAAACAGCAGCGTAGTTGCAGTCACACAGGGTAGCAGCAGTAAAGGCACAGCTTGGCTGTGACAGCAAGACTGAGCATGTGCTcacaagtggggggggggggggaaatcacaccCCTGGCTTGTCACAGTCTCAAACAATTCTTTCCACATCTTTAAAGATGGATTCTTACTCCCAATTTCAGAGTCTGAACTTGtcgtgggaggggagggggactaCCCCACTTGGCAGGCAGCTAGCAGGCACTACCTACTTGTGTCTTAGTGCTCTGACTCagttgggcatctgagtcttCTTTACAGGACCACAGTCTTACCCCAAATGATCCTTCCTTAACCCGCTATTGACTAGACCTACTTAGTTCTTTTTAACAGTTTTTGCCATTCTGAAAGCTATTTGCACATATTGACCACACAGATGAGAAAACATTGTCAATTTATGCAAAATACTCCTTGTGAAAGACAAATCAAACAGCTTTAAAATAAGACCTCTGCTGCAGTGATGCAGAAAACCcagaagttaattttttttttgaatgcatGAATCTAAGTACCATGCAACATATGGCACTTGAAAATGCCAAACAGTACTGGAACAGTAAATACATGCGAAGGTGGAACCAGTTCCACAAGTAAATTGTATCTTCCACTGAGCATTAATTCTTTTTACTTACTGAAAAATAAAGTATTCTTAGGGACAACTGAAGTAATGTTCATCTGCAACATCGGTTGACATTTTAGATCATAAAAGATCTACAATTTAATAACTTGAGTCTTAAAAGGAAAGTTTGTAAACTGTTGCACAACATCTTTAGCTTTTGTAAATCAGTAGTAACAAGCTACTTGCCAGAAACAGGTAAACGAAGAGCCCAAAACTGAACAGCAAAAGCACAGCTCTCTGAAACAGTGCAAATTAAACCTATCCCTCGGTAAACTATGAACCTCACACCTGAATCACAAAGATGCATCAAACTGAACTACTCCGTATTTCCCACATATCATCCAGTCAGGTTCAGAAGTCACAAACTGCTCACCTTGTCCAGGTTTCAGACCAACCTGAACATCAGATTTTAGTgttctcaagctgcagagaggtGCAGGATGAAATTTGTTTAAGGCTTGATGAAATGGAACAGTAAACTCCCATTTTCTATCTCCAGTTAGCTTCCTGTAATTGAGATcacctttaaaaataattaaatgtgaCTTCTGCAGCTCAGTGTACAAGTCAATAGCAACCTGAGCCATACTACAAAATTCATGCGGCAGAGTCCAAAACATGTGATCATGGTAAACAAAAACTCCTTTTTTAATACTGCCCCCCCAGTTTATCCCACACCTAGATATCCACCTATTATTAGCAGactgcagctgtttaacagtccaGTTAAAATCTTGCTTTGTAGTATCCGATACATACCATGGAATACACTTTCCATGGAAATGGATTTCAGTAACTAACTTTGATGATAACAGGAAGTCAGCCAGTACTAGATCAGTAATAAGTTCATATCCAGCATTATCCAGGACTATGTCAACTCTAGTAACATCTTTTGACGTTCTTCTTTTCTTGCTGTTAATAAGCAGTGACCAAATGTCTTCCATATCATCCACTAAGATGAAAGTTTTCAAGTTGTCCAGTGATTTTAGAGAACTGGCTTTCTGAAAGTTGTCTTCACCAGCTGAAAAGGAGAGGTCACACTTATTCCCCCACAATGAAACCTGAGGAGAAAAAAGTCCATTTTGCTAAATCTCATTATTCtgtagtattttgttttgttccagAGACAGTGGGACCTGACTCCACATACATACTCCCTATTAAAGTTCAACATTTTGTACATAAAGAGTTCAGAATGATTTCTGGGAGAGAAACCAAAATAATACTTTTCACTTCCAAAGAGACACCGGAAATGAATTGGAAGGGGGAAATACAAGCCTCTTTCCCATCTTTATCTTGGATTCACAACAGACTAGGTTTGGTATAAACACAATGACAGAGCTAAAGAaatttatattatatacacaACTCCAAAAAGGCTTGGCAGGAGTACACATAGGACTAATAATGGGAGGATAAGTGAATTTTGATTATCTGGAATTTGTTAAGTTGATCTATATTGCAAGAATATGAAAATATGCTCTTTTATGAAGTCTCAACAAAACAGCTAGGTATGCAGCATTGCCAACTTATGATTttattaaggcctggtctacactacgcgtttaaaccaaatttagcagcgttaaaccgatttaaccctgcacccgtccacgcaacaaggccctttatatcaatataaagggctctttaaatcgcttTCTGCACTCCTCctcgatgagaggagtagtgctgaaatcggtattgccatgtcagattagggttactgtggccgcaaatcgatggtattggcctctgggcggtatcccacagtgcaccattgtgaccgctctggaaagcgatctgaacttggatacactggccaggtagacaggaaaagccccacgaacttttgaatttcatttcctgtttgcccagcgtggagctctgatcagcacaggtggcgatgcagtcccaaatccaaaaagagctccagcatggaccgtacgggagatactggatctgatggctgtatggggagacaaatctgttctatcagagctctgttacagaagatgaaatgacaaaacatttgaaaaaaatctccaggctatgatagacagaggtcaCACAACAGTGGtgcatgacaagcataacggaaagccaaagaatcaaatggacgctcatggaaggaaggaggggggactgaggacttcagctatcccacagtccccgcagtctccaaaaagtatttgcattcttggctgagctcccaatgcctgaagggtcaaaaacattttcccgggtgtttcagggtatatgtcgtcaatttacaccctctcctcccccctgaaagaaaaagggaaaaaaaagtttctcgcctttttcaatgtcaccctatgtctactgcatgctgctggcagacagggtgctgcagtgctgaacaccagcatccccttcccgatggcagacggtacaatatgactcctatccatcgtcatcatcagcctgtgagtgctcctggctggccttggtgaggtcggccaggggcacctgcgtaaaaatgggaatgactcctgatcATCCCCAGCAGaaggtacagaacggctggtaaccatcttcatcatagcaactggaggctgagctctatcagcctccccttttcatgtctaaagaaaagattctatactgcctggactatcatagcagagggaggctgggctcctctcccttgctaccgtttaatgtcctgcctggactaccacagcagctggaggcttcttcctcctccttttcggtcactaaaaagtcagtgttccttattcctgcattctttattacttcatcacacaaatggggggggacactgccacggtagcccaggagggttgggggaggagggaagcaacaggtggggttgttgcaggggcaccccctagaatgaatggcatgcagctcatcatttctgcgggctCTCGGGGGCTCTGACAtcgagcggctgtgctctctggttctctagtacacttgccccatattccaggcaggactgactatttttagacaaaacataaaaggAATGACCcttgaagtcattcccatttttgtccatgcgcctccggccaacctcagcgaggccagccaggagcacccatgacagcagcagaggtACAAAATCcttgataaccgtcatcaccaattCCCAATTGCAAACAatacaaaatgattgaaaaccgtcatctcatcaccaaatcACAATGGCAGatagtgcaatagggatggtaaccatctctgctaccttgcaaaggcaaatgaat includes:
- the ARMT1 gene encoding damage-control phosphatase ARMT1 isoform X2 yields the protein MATVPVSLAGRFQGSFAYFTIKDRLPQILTKVIDTLHRHKNEFFEEHGEKGIEAEKNTISILSKLRNELQTDKPLVPLDDKLPDVPLWNQYLEYQQNLLDGNEQPSWFQSPWLYVECYMYRRIHEALVHNPPLDDYDVFKEAKVQSFFQSQQAIITLCTYFQELLKNIEDLDEKQLQEEFFRLLQVSLWGNKCDLSFSAGEDNFQKASSLKSLDNLKTFILVDDMEDIWSLLINSKKRRTSKDVTRVDIVLDNAGYELITDLVLADFLLSSKLVTEIHFHGKCIPWYVSDTTKQDFNWTVKQLQSANNRWISRCGINWGGSIKKGVFVYHDHMFWTLPHEFCSMAQVAIDLYTELQKSHLIIFKGDLNYRKLTGDRKWEFTVPFHQALNKFHPAPLCSLRTLKSDVQVGLKPGQGEQFVTSEPDWMICGKYGVVQFDASL